The uncultured Campylobacter sp. nucleotide sequence GTTTTAGCGCTGCTTAACGAGGATTTTGCGGAAGTGGATGAGCTCAAAGCCGGCGATATCGGCTGGGCGATGTTTGATGTCACTCCGTTTTATGCACAAAGTGGCGGTCAGACTGGCGATAGCGGCGAAGTGGAGTCCATAGCCGATGTGTTTGATACGCAGAAATTTTATGGGTTAAATTTGTCCCACTTGCGCCTTAATCGTAACCTGAAAATCGGCGATATCGTCGGGCTTAAGGTTTCTGAGGAGCGTGAGCAGATTGCACGTCATCACAGCGCGACGCACCTTTTACACGCGGTGCTTCGTGCGGTGCTAGGGGCTCATATCGCTCAAGCAGGAAGCTTAGTCGAAGCAGACCGCTTAAGATTTGACTTCTCGCATCCTAAGGCACTTAGCGACGAGGAGCTAGCTAAAATCGAGGAATTTGTAAATAACGCCGTTTGCAAGGGCTGTGCGGCAAAAACTGAGATTATGGATATAGATGATGCTAAAAACAGCGGCGCGATTGCGCTTTTTGGCGAAAAATATGGCTCAAAAGTGCGCGTTGTGAGCTTCGGAGAGATTAGTAAGGAGCTTTGCGGCGGAATTCACGTGCGTAATTTAAGCGAAATAGGGTCGTTTTTTATCGTCAAAGAAAGCGGCGTAAGTGCGGGCGTTAGGCGTATCGAGGCAGTTTGTTCGCGCGCGGCTTTAAATTTGGCGCTTCAAAATCGCGCTAAGCTTGCTGAAATTTCTGCGGAGCTAAAAGGGATTGAGCCTCTCCGCGCGATTGAGAAATTAAAAGATGAGATCAGATCGCTAAAAGATCAGATCAAGCATGCAAGCAGTTCTCATGCACTGGCTTTTCTAAATATCGGTGATACCAAACTTTGCGTAGCCTCAGTCGAAAGCGGTGATATAAAAACTATGATAGATGAGTTTAAAAATAGCCACGAAAAGGCGGCGATAATGCTGATGCAAGTAGACACCGACGGCAAAATTTCAATCGCAGCAGGTGTTAAAAACGCGCCGATTAAAGCTGGCGAGTGGGTTAAGCTCGCGGCGCAAATTTTAGGCGGTGGCGGCGGCGGACGCGATGATTTTGCGACCGCAGGCGGCAGGGACGTGCTAAAAATCGAAGAAGCGATCAAAGAGGCGATCTCTTACGCAAAAGGTAAAATTTGAACGAAATCGATACCGGCTTCATCAAAGCCTCGCAAATTTTGCCGCTGATTCACATTTTAAGCGTGATTTTTTTGGTCTGCGCGCAGATCTGCGTATTTTTGATCGTGCGGATCTTTATGAATTTAAGCAGTAAAAGCCAAGTAGATGCGAAGGATATAAAATTTGCAGAAATTTTGCGATATATGAAACGCTATGAGCAGTTCTTTGCGCTATTTTTGGTGATCGTTTGCGTAAGTGGATTTTTTCTTGCGGATGGCGGAGGTTTTAAATTTTCAGATCCTATGGTAAAAGGCGCGATTGCGACGCTATGGGCTGGCGCCGGCTTTATACTACTAAATTTTATCTACATGCATTATAAAATTTTATCTTTGAAGCGAGCTTTGGATGCGGGAGATGAGCTTGAGGCGAATGAGCATTTAATCATCGTCGTTAAATATTTCATCCCGCTAAATATCGTAGTCACGCTGATTTGCGTTTATCTAGGCGTGACGGTGGGCGAGTTTTGATGATCTATTTAGCTTCCAGTTCGCCTACTAGAGCGCAAATTCTAAAGGATAACGGCGTAGAATTTACGCAAATTCCTTTTAATTTCGACGAAAGCGGCATTAGTAAGGACGATGCACGCACCTATGCTTACCGCGTTGTCTTGGCTAAGAAAACGCAGTTTTTTAAAATTTATAAAAATTATGATAGAGTGCTGTTTGCCGATAGCTCCGTGCTTGCCGGCGGTAAAATTTTAGGCAAGGCGCGGGATGAAGCGGACGCGTTAAGGATGCTGCGAGCTCAAAGCGGTGCTAGCTGCGCCGTTTATACTGCGATGATTTTTTGTAGTAAGGCGTTAGAGCTTTCGGCACTTAGCGTCGCAAGCTTTGAATTTGCGGAATTTACTGAAGCGGATTTAAAAGGCTATATCGCTAGCGGTGATTGGCGCGGCAAGGCGGGTGCGATGAGTATCGAGGGCTTTAATGAAAAATATATCAAAAGCTCGCGTGGGTCAAAATTCACGGCGATGGGGCTTGATCTGAAAATTTTAAAGAGGTTTGTATGGTAAGAGTTTTATTTAGTTTTATTACAGTTTGTGCGTTTGCCGCAGGCGGGATTTTTTTGTATTTTTACTCGCAAATCCGCTTGGAATCGGACTCGATCATCGATTATCATCCCGAGCTTACGACTAAAATTTATGATCGCAACGGTAATTTGATAGCCAACGTTTTCAATGAACAAAATAGAATTTACGTAAAATTCGACGAGATTCCAGGCCGCGTGATCGAGGCGCTCGTAGCTATCGAGGATACGGCGTTTTTCGAACACGGCGGCGTGAATGTCGAGGCGATTTTTAGGGCGATTATTAAGGACGTCAAAGCGATGAAATTCGTCGAAGGGGCTTCCACGATTACACAGCAGATCACGCGGAATTTAGTTCTTTCGAGCGAAAAGAAGCTTGATCGCAAGATCAAAGAAGCGATCCTATCGCTTAAGATAGAAAACGCCCTAAGTAAGGAACAAATTCTAGAGCGTTACTTCAACGAAGTATATTTCGGGCACGGATATTACGGCATCCGCACGGCGGCTTTAGGATATTTCAAAAAGGATTTGCAAGATTTAAGCCTTAAAGAGATCGCGATTTTAGTGGGCTTGCCGAAAGCTCCTAGCAGCTTCGATCCTACTAAGCACCTGGATTTGTCGCTTTCGCGCGCCAATAACGTGATTTATAGGATGCATGAGCTCGGCTGGATAAATAAGACCGAATATGAGCTTGCGATGAACGAGCAGCCTACGATCTACAACGAAACGCTCACGCAAAACGTAGCGCCGTATGCCGTAGATGAGATCATAAAAGAAGCCGAAAAAATTCTACCGGACGTCCGCACGGGCGGATACCGCATAGATACGAGCCTTGATCTAAAGGCGCAAGCGATGGCGCAAGAGGCATTAGTTTTCGGCTACAATGAAATTTTAAAGCGCAACAAAGACGCTAATGCAAGCAATGTAAATGGCGCTATGGTCGTCACGCATCCGCAAAATGGCGAAATTTTAGCCTTAGTAGGCGGCGTGGATTACTCGAAATCAAATTTCAATCGCGCCAGCCAATCCCAGCGCCAAACCGGCTCCAGCTTTAAGCCTTTTGTCTATCAAATCGCCCTTGATATGGGCTACTCGACGATGACCGAAGTTCCCGATATAGCTAGAGAATTCGACGATGGCAGCGATAAAACGTGGAAGCCGAAAAATTACGACAAGACTTACAGCGGCTACATCACGATCAAAGAAGCTTTAACTCGCTCGCGCAACCTTGCCTCGATCAATCTGATGCAATCTATTGGCGTTGATCGCGCGGTAAAAAAGCTTGGCGAGTTCGGCTTTAAAAACGTCCCGCCCGCTCTATCGGTGGCTATCGGCAGCTACGGAATTTCGCCGCTTGAATACTCCACAATGTATTCGATGTTTCCGGGGCTTGGAATTACAGCAAAATCAAAATTTATCGTTTCGATTACTGATAAGGACGGCAAAACTCGCTTTATAGAGCCTGAGCGACGTCGCGTGCTGCGCCCTGAACAGGCATATCTGATGACTACGCTGCTAAAAAATATCGTGCAGCGCGGCACCGGTACTCGCGCACGCGTACAGGGCATCGACATAGCAGGCAAAACAGGCACCTCAAACGATAGCATAGACGCGTGGTTTTGCGGCTTTACGCCCGATCTGCAGATCATCATCTGGTACGGCAATGACGATTATAAACCCATGCGAAAGGTCGAGGGTGGCGGGCGTACTGCAGCACCGGTATTTGCAAAATTTTTAGATGCCTATTTAAAAGAATATCCGCAAACCAGGCGCAATTTCACCGTCCCAGACGGCGTTTTTAGCCGCCAGTACAACGGCAAAGACGAGTATTACACTAAAATTTCGCCGCTTCCTAAACCTCGCGAAAGTAGCAGCGACGGATCATTGTAAATTTAGTTTAGGCGTAATTTAAATTATAGATTAGGAGTGTGCGAACGACGGATTTTGGTATTGGAATTTTATAAAGATTAAAAATAGTAAAGGCTCTTTTGGTAAAAATACCAACTTTAAAATTGTATAGTATAAAAAGATTGATTTATAATAAATTTAAGTTGAGCAATAGTAAAATGATGACTAAATTTTTAAAAGATTCAGGTATTATTTCATGGAGTTTTCAAATCATAAATCTGAAATGCCTCTTTTTATGATCAAAGATTATTGGACTAAAATCAGCACAGAATGTTATTTAACATTAGCTGTATTTTTAGTTATATTTCTATTTTTCTGCAGAGGAAGTGCTCGGGCATATCAATTTTTAGGAGCTGTTACTTTTTTAGTGGGAATTTTATTTATTAATAAACATAAATTTTTAAATTTCTATTCCGATAGAATAGAATATAATTCTTTATGCAAAAATTATAACGATGTATATTCGGTACATAAAAGTGTAAAGGCTTCTAATTTCGATAAAATCGCTATTTATAAATTTTCTGGACTCGTGATTGAAGACGCTTGCAAATACAATGCCAATATAACTAGGTTTAAAAAATTTCTTTTGCTAATTTTATTGTACGCTTTGCATCCGATAAATCTTCTTTGCTTCGGTGTACTTAAAATTTTAAGAAGAATAGATAGCATAAATTTAAATGTTCTAATTTTATTAGATAGTACTCATAGTAATTATTTTGCCATTCCGCTAACTATGTTAAGTGAGTATGAACGAGTAAATTTGAAAAAGTATTTAAAAGACAAACTAAATCTAAATCTTGATAATATTGAGATCAGGAATAGATTTATAGATATAAATTTTATATAAAATTTTTTAAAACCCTTTATTTCAGTATATTTTAATAAATTCCAGCTTAAGCAGATAAATTTTATCTTTTTATTGACGGACCTCAATGCTTATAGAAATTTAAATGGGTAGAATTCTCTCCTAATTTCAGTTAAAGGAGTGAAAATGGCAGAATTTAAGAAGCTCTGGATGGCGCTTGTAGCGGTGCTCATCGTGGGCTTTAGTTTCTTGGGTTTTTACGGCGGCGAGGTGTATAGGCAGTCTCCGCCGGTGGTAAAATTTACCGATGCTAGCGGCAACGAGCTAATCAGCACCGAGCGTATTTACCGCGGGCAGGAGGCCTGGCAGAGCATCGGCGGTATGCAGGTAGGCTCTATCTGGGGTCACGGCGCGTATCAGGCGCCCGATTGGAGTGCAGATTGGCTGCATAAGGAGCTAGTCGCGTTTATGGATATCAAGGCGCAGGAGCGCTTCGGAGCTAAATTTGACGCTTTAAATGATGAACAAAAGGCTCAGATCAAGGCTCTTACCAAGGCCGAGTACCGCACTAATACCGTAAAAGACGGCGCCGTTAAGCTAAGCGATGATCGCTTAAAGGCTATGGCGGTCGTAAAAGACGAGTACATGGGCGTTTTCGGAAACGATCCGCGCTTTAAAAAGCTTCGCGAGGATTACGCGATGAAGGAAAACACGCTCGCAAATGAGCAGCATCGCGCCGAGCTTATGGATTTCATATTTTGGACTGCTTGGGCCGTTTCTACGGATCGTCCGAGCGGAGAGGCGACCTATACCAATAACTGGCCGCACGAGCCGCTGATAGACAATGTCCCTACCACGGAAAACGTCGTTTGGACGATCGCAAGCCTCGTTATTTTGCTTACCGGCATCGGTCTTTTAGTATGGTTTGGAAATTTCTACGGCAAAAAGGACGAGGATTTCGAGGCTCCTGCAAAGCTAAACGCCGATCCGATCGCCGCTTTAGCGCTTACGCCGTCGCAAAAGGCGCTCGGCAAGTACCTTTTCGTAGCGATTGCATTGTTTGCATTTCAAGCCTTCATCGGCGGCTTTGTTGCGCACTATACGATCGAGGGTCAGTCCTTTTTCGGGCTTGATATTTCGCAGTATATCCCTTACTCGCTAGCGCGCACCTGGCACGTGCAGGCATCCATTTTCTGGATCGCTACGGGCTTTTTAGCGGCAGGATTGTTTTTGGCTCCGATCATCAACGGCGGCAAGGATCCGAAATTTCAAAAGCTCGGCGTGGACGTGCTTTTCTACGCGCTTCTTTTCTTGGTCGTCGGCAGCTTCGCGGGCGAATACATGGCGATTGCGGGCAAGATGGATCCAAGCAGTAGCTTCTGGATCGGACATCAAGGATACGAGTATTTAGACCTCGGTAGAATTTGGCAGCTGATACTATTCGTGGGCCTTGTAATCTGGATGGTGCTCGTGCTTCGCGGCTTTATCGCGGGCTTTAGAGCCGAGGGTGATAAGAATTTATTAGCGATCTTTACCGCTTCGGTTATCGCCGTGGGGCTTTTTTACGGCGCAGGACTATTCTACGGACAGCGCTCGCCGATCCCTGTAATGGAGTACTGGCGCTGGTGGGTCGTGCACCTTTGGGTCGAGGGATTTTTCGAGGTTTTCGCAACGGCGTCTTTGGCGTTCGTGTTCGCGTCCTTGGGCTTAGTAAGCAAGAAATTTGCCACCTACACCTCGATTGCTAGCGCGTCGATTTTCCTAATCGGCGGAATTCCTGGTACCTTCCACCACCTCTATTTTGCGGGCACCACTACGCCGATAATGGCTGTGGGTGCGAGCTTCTCGGCGCTTGAGGTCGTGCCTTTGGTGCTTTTGGGCTCAGAGGCGTTTCATTACTACAAGCTTCAATTCGCGCAGGATTGGGCTAAGCGTTTAAAATGGCCGCTTTACTGCTTCATCGCCGTGGCGTTTTGGAATATGCTGGGCGCGGGCGTTTTCGGCTTTTTAATCAACCCGCCGCTTGCGCTGTTTTACATTCAGGGCTTAAATACCACCGCAGTGCACGCTCATACGGCGCTATTTGGCGTATACGGCTTTTTAGCGCTCGGCTTCGTGTGGCTCGTGGCGCTGTATATCTACAGGCAAAAAAGCTTTGACGATACGCTGATGAAGATCGGCTTTTGGGCGCTAAATGCAGGTCTGCTTCTGATGGTGCTAATCTCGCTTCTACCGGTTGGAATTTTGCAGGCGTTCGCGGCGATCGATGTGGGTATGTGGTACGCAAGAAGTGCGGAATTCTTGCAAAAAGATAGCCTCTATGGGCTCCGCTGGGCGCGAATCATCGGTGATACGATCTTTTTGGTAGGAAGCGTGTGCTTCTTGCTTCAAATCGTGCGAATGATATTCTCACGCGCTAAATAGAGCTTTCGCGAGCTTCTATTACTCGCTTTGCCTCGTAGGAATTTTATATTCTTACGAGGCTTTTTAAATTTAGCGCGCTTCGCGCGAGCTTTTTTCCGCAAAGGGGAGCTGCGCGCGAGTCTTTGCCGCGGACTATATCAGCGCGAGCTTTAAGCTTAGCCGCAAATCGCGCTAAATCTTTAAAATTTTAAAATTCATCCTCTTGAATTTACCCGAGCCAAATTTTAAATTTGCTACAATTACCACCGAAATTTCAATCTCAAGGAGTAGAAAATGGGTGTGCGAGAGCAAATTTTAGAAGACATTAAAACGGCGATGAAGAGCGGCGATCACTTCCGCAGAGACAGCTTGCGGATGCTTAACGCCGCGCTTAAGCAGGTTGAGGTGGACGAGCGCATCAGCCTTAGCGACGAGCGCGTCTTTAGCATACTTCAAAGCGAGATCAAGCGCCGAAACGACTCTGTGGAGCAGTATCGCGCGGGCGGTCGCGAAGATCTGGTGCAAAAAGAGCAGGGTGAGATCGAGATCATCGCGTCCTATCTGCCAGCGCAGCTAAGCGATGCCGAGCTTGCAGCCGAGGTTAGCTCGCTAATCGCCGAGCTCGGTGCGAGCGGCGCAAAGGATATGGGGCGCGTGATGAAAGCCGCCAAAGAAGCGCTTGGCTCAAGCGTGGACGGCAAGCGCCTAAGCGAGGCGGTCAAGGCGGCACTGAAGTAGCCTGCATTTGAGGCTAAATTTCGGCTACGGCTAAATTGTATCGACGTAAAATTTCACCGCTGAAATTTTTTGAGATAGAGCTTTGGTTGCGGAATTTATACGCTAATTTAAAATTTTTAAAGGATCATCATGAAAAAATTTATCGCGGTTTTACTAGCTGTCCTGCTTGTGGGATGCCAGTGCAAACAAAACGTAGTGCCTGGGGCAAATGAAACGCCCGAAAAGATTACGGCATTTTTCATAAACGATGGCAAGGAATACATCGTAGGCGAGAAACTCAGCTATGTGCTAACGAACGGTTCGTCGCTTAAGAATATCTCGGAATTTTACGATGGCGGATACGCCAAGGGGCTTAAGCGCGAGTTTGTGCAGATCGAAGTAACCGATGCTAAAAACGGCGAGGTGCGCGGTAGCTTCAGCGCATTTTTGAATTCCGCAGCCGGTGCAGACGTCGCCAAAATCAAAGCTCTAGCGAACCGCATCGAAATCGATGAGAAAAAAGGCGAGATCGAAGCTGTTTTCTACTTCCGCGCGCGCGTCGTGCAGATCAAAAATCTGAGCGAAATAATGAAGCCAAGCGATAGGCTGCGCTCCCCGATAGCCGCAAACATCGAGGTTTTGCCGGAGGGCTGCGAGGGCAACGCCCTGTTGGATACGCTAGGCATCATCGTGGCTATACCAGTGGTAATCGTGGGCGTAGTGCTATTTCTGCCCGTCGGGGCGATGGAGGCGCTTGCGATGCAGCATAGCTCGCGATCATAAAAGCCGTAAAATTCCGTATCTTGCAGCGAAACTTACAATGTAATGATCGATGAAGCTCGGCGAAATTTGGTATAACTTAGATCGTAAGTTTGATCTATTTATGATCGCATTTTATTTGGCGGCGATGTGGTACGGATTTCTTTTTAGCTTGAATCCTAAAAGCTTAGATGATCTGAAAATCGCAAATGGAATAATCATAGATGTCGGAAGCGATGATGGGCGCGAATATATGCAGATTTTTACGGACGAGCGCAAATTTATCAAAGTCTTTTTAAATGGCGATACGGATAACTTAACCTCTTTTTATAAAAATAAAATTTTGCTCAATGCAGCAATTGCTGAAGCTAATTTTAAGCGCTCAGGAGCGGACGAGTGGCAAGGCGTGAATATCAAGCCTTCTATCTCGCTAATCGCATACGAATGGCTGGAAGGCAAGCGAGTTAAAGCTTGGTATCAAAGCCGTCCGTTTCCGTTTCAGGGTCGCGGCACGGCGTATCAGGTTTTATTTTTGGATTATAATGCGAGCGTCGATCTTCCGCAGCGCGAGTATCTGATGAAATTCAGATATGACAAATACGCTACGACGGATGATAAATTTACGGCTATGGTATTTGGAGCTTTGACACTCATTTTTCTTGCGATTATGGCGGGTAAATTTTATCAAGCATGGCGCCAACTGCAATAAACGTTGCGCCGCGAAATTTTAGCGGCAGCAAGAAAACACGGCGCGCAATATCGATACGAAACACTTTAAAAGACGCTAGGCTTGCGGCGTGCATTTCATTGCGGATAGCGGCGCAAGCAGGCTAAGTTTACGGCGATAAATTCAGAGCGTCATTAAAATACAGACCGAAACGAGATTTAAAATTTCGATAAATAGCGTCCGCCGAGTTTTGAAATTTTGCGACCCTAGCTACGCCGGCTAGCGCGAAATTTCAAAATTTCAAAATTTCAATTTTCGCACTCGTTTAGCAGTATCCATAAATTTTAAGCGCCAAATGGGAGCAAATGGGCTAAAATAGCCCATTTATCAGCCCCTTAATCGCGTCAGATTTTTCCTTTTTTGCGTCGTTTTTGCTGCTGTTATCGTCCTTTTTCACACCAAAAAGCTTGTCGATGCCCTTGCCGATCTGCTTGTCGAGCTTGCCCTTTAGATAATCCGATTGGATATTGTATTTCGGCTCCTTGATCGTGCCGGTGATGTTTATTTCAAGATCGGTCTTTTCGATATTTGCTTTAACCGGCACCGAAATCGCGCCCGTTTTGCTATCCAGCGTGCCGCCGGTGACGTTTAGCTTGCTTTTTTGCGCGCTCATATCGGCGTTGAAATTGATTAAATTTTGCTTGATCGTGCCGTTTACTTTGGCGTCGTTATAGACCTCGCCGCCTAGATCGCGGCCTAAAATTTTGCCGATTTTATCGATC carries:
- a CDS encoding nitric-oxide reductase large subunit gives rise to the protein MAEFKKLWMALVAVLIVGFSFLGFYGGEVYRQSPPVVKFTDASGNELISTERIYRGQEAWQSIGGMQVGSIWGHGAYQAPDWSADWLHKELVAFMDIKAQERFGAKFDALNDEQKAQIKALTKAEYRTNTVKDGAVKLSDDRLKAMAVVKDEYMGVFGNDPRFKKLREDYAMKENTLANEQHRAELMDFIFWTAWAVSTDRPSGEATYTNNWPHEPLIDNVPTTENVVWTIASLVILLTGIGLLVWFGNFYGKKDEDFEAPAKLNADPIAALALTPSQKALGKYLFVAIALFAFQAFIGGFVAHYTIEGQSFFGLDISQYIPYSLARTWHVQASIFWIATGFLAAGLFLAPIINGGKDPKFQKLGVDVLFYALLFLVVGSFAGEYMAIAGKMDPSSSFWIGHQGYEYLDLGRIWQLILFVGLVIWMVLVLRGFIAGFRAEGDKNLLAIFTASVIAVGLFYGAGLFYGQRSPIPVMEYWRWWVVHLWVEGFFEVFATASLAFVFASLGLVSKKFATYTSIASASIFLIGGIPGTFHHLYFAGTTTPIMAVGASFSALEVVPLVLLGSEAFHYYKLQFAQDWAKRLKWPLYCFIAVAFWNMLGAGVFGFLINPPLALFYIQGLNTTAVHAHTALFGVYGFLALGFVWLVALYIYRQKSFDDTLMKIGFWALNAGLLLMVLISLLPVGILQAFAAIDVGMWYARSAEFLQKDSLYGLRWARIIGDTIFLVGSVCFLLQIVRMIFSRAK
- a CDS encoding transglycosylase domain-containing protein: MVRVLFSFITVCAFAAGGIFLYFYSQIRLESDSIIDYHPELTTKIYDRNGNLIANVFNEQNRIYVKFDEIPGRVIEALVAIEDTAFFEHGGVNVEAIFRAIIKDVKAMKFVEGASTITQQITRNLVLSSEKKLDRKIKEAILSLKIENALSKEQILERYFNEVYFGHGYYGIRTAALGYFKKDLQDLSLKEIAILVGLPKAPSSFDPTKHLDLSLSRANNVIYRMHELGWINKTEYELAMNEQPTIYNETLTQNVAPYAVDEIIKEAEKILPDVRTGGYRIDTSLDLKAQAMAQEALVFGYNEILKRNKDANASNVNGAMVVTHPQNGEILALVGGVDYSKSNFNRASQSQRQTGSSFKPFVYQIALDMGYSTMTEVPDIAREFDDGSDKTWKPKNYDKTYSGYITIKEALTRSRNLASINLMQSIGVDRAVKKLGEFGFKNVPPALSVAIGSYGISPLEYSTMYSMFPGLGITAKSKFIVSITDKDGKTRFIEPERRRVLRPEQAYLMTTLLKNIVQRGTGTRARVQGIDIAGKTGTSNDSIDAWFCGFTPDLQIIIWYGNDDYKPMRKVEGGGRTAAPVFAKFLDAYLKEYPQTRRNFTVPDGVFSRQYNGKDEYYTKISPLPKPRESSSDGSL
- the maf gene encoding septum formation inhibitor Maf, giving the protein MIYLASSSPTRAQILKDNGVEFTQIPFNFDESGISKDDARTYAYRVVLAKKTQFFKIYKNYDRVLFADSSVLAGGKILGKARDEADALRMLRAQSGASCAVYTAMIFCSKALELSALSVASFEFAEFTEADLKGYIASGDWRGKAGAMSIEGFNEKYIKSSRGSKFTAMGLDLKILKRFVW
- a CDS encoding GatB/YqeY domain-containing protein; translated protein: MGVREQILEDIKTAMKSGDHFRRDSLRMLNAALKQVEVDERISLSDERVFSILQSEIKRRNDSVEQYRAGGREDLVQKEQGEIEIIASYLPAQLSDAELAAEVSSLIAELGASGAKDMGRVMKAAKEALGSSVDGKRLSEAVKAALK